The following nucleotide sequence is from Anopheles stephensi strain Indian chromosome 3, UCI_ANSTEP_V1.0, whole genome shotgun sequence.
GCGACGAGGTGCTTTCCTTGTCCGCCGTGGAATCGTTGCTGAAACGGGGGAGGAAAATGTAGTTTATTAGGACCCGGTGAAGATAACCCATCTAACCCCCGTGTACACATACCTATTGGAGGACGCCACCACGTACGGTAGTGCGGCATGATTTCTCGTTGACGCATTCTTTCCATTCCTCGTATTCCCACCGACCTCCGTATCACCGGTTGTACTCTGCTGCGGGATGACAATCTTCAGCGGTGGAACTTTCGGACCCCCGCCGGAACTGCCACCAAATCCAGCCTCCCCACCATTCTTCCCCCCGACGCCATCCTCCGTCCCCATCGTGGCATTGCTACCACTCTCGCCGTCACtatcgttgctgctgctcgtacCTGATGATCCACCCTTTCCCGCCGCTGAAGAAGCTCCAGCGGACGACACACCACTACTACCACTGCTACCAGCGCCAGCTCCGGTGGACGATGAGGATGCATTTGCACCGCTCGCACTGCTGCCACCCGACCCAGCCACACCACCACCCTGCGAAGGTTTCGGGCTAGCGCAAGGACTTTTCCGATCCAACGCACTCTTGCCGGACAGTCCGAGCGTTTTGGCCGATGGTACGCCGGTCGATTTGTGCCCTTCTCCTGGCGGGGTGTTTGAGCCCCGATTTCCACCCGTACTACTGCCGCCGCTCGCTTTACCCGACGAAGTGGACGAAGCGGATCCACCTCCACTGCCGGACGTAGCACCAGAAGCGGAAGACGTGGAAGAGGTATCCTTGCCGGCACCACTACCAACACCGCCCAGCCCGCCGAGCGGATCGATTTCCTTACGTTTCTTACGCTTCGTTTCGTCCTCGTTCGTAGTTCCGCCAGAGCTTTCGTCTGCCCCATCGTTTAGCTCAGCAAAGGGACGCTTCGGAACgccggaggaggaggacgaggaagaGGGTGTTGTGGTTGATAAGCCGCCGGATGATCCAACGGTAGCACTGGAACGCTCGGCACCCGTACCGTTACCACCGGTTGTATTGCCACCGCTGGCGGAACCAGCAGCGGCACCCGCTCCATGATCGGACGACCGATCGCGccagcaccggaagcaaccgcggacgatgacgacgagcCGGCGGATGTCCCGTTCGATTGTCCGTCCTTTTGCGCCTGCTTTTCACCTGCATCCGATCCGGATTGTTGCAGTGTCGAGCGTTGCGCTTGCGAATCGTCCCGGGACGGTCCAGACGCGCCAGACGATCCATCGCGTCCGTGGTCCTGTTGTGATTCATTGTCATGGTGCGACGAGCCCGCCGATGCTTATCATTCTCGCCAGCCGATTTTTCCCCCGCCGATGATGGTCCCTTCTTGTTGGACGTACCGCCACCACTTTCCTTTTCGTCGCTCGAGCTCGAGCTAGAATCTTTCGGCGTGGATTTAAAACTCGTAAATATCGTCCTCGTCTTTATCCTTGCTCGAGGTAGAAGTGCCGGAACTGCTCAGACCGCCGGCAACGGTACCATTGTCGCCCGGATGATGATCCCGTGTCCTGGTGGGTGTTGCCCATCGTGCTGCTGCCCGTGCCGTGCGTTcgtttgctactgctgccaaCCGGATCCGGGCCCACCGACGGACGCCGATCCACCGCTTGCACCGGTAGCGGCGTTGCTGCCCGCGTTACTGCCCCCACCGGTATCGGAGGAAGATGATGATTTCTTCAAATGCTGTCACCGTGCCGGGAGAAACGGCATTGTCTGCGAAGGATAAAACCGGGGAGGGGGGAGAATAAATTTAATACCACCGCACTTAAAATGGCCAGCCAAGCAGTTGGTGTGTGTTTAAGGTGAGCGAACAGAGGTTGAAGTTATTGGACGGTTTTTACGACGATCATAAGCGACGAACGAAATGAGGTGGTTCAAACTAAACGATACAGATACATTCGCAGTTCCAGTTCCGTCGAGGAGCTGCTGGCTTAAGAAAGGCCACAGCAAACCCAGCAAAACCCAGCGAAACGTGTGCAAATCTTTATCACAGTATTTATTTGCCATCCTAAAATGGAGACCTTCCCCAACCGATAAGTAGACTCCGTCTCCGtattatcacacacacacacacacacgcctcaTCTTAAGTCATCGGACCGTCGTCATCGAGCAGCAGCGCAATATTCGCCCCATGAATGTAATGAGGGCAAGCAAGCAACACGCACGCAGAGCAACAACGGCGGAACCGATTCCCACGTGACGAACGCCCCGGCATTTGGTTGAAGAAACCGCCAACTTCTTATACGCGCGGCgcttgctcgctcgctcgcgctCCGTCTCGATATAATATACACAAGACCCACCGACGACGACCCGACGAAGCGATAATATTTGTTCTATTttagcgtttttcttttcttctcaatGCAGcacccgcccccccccccccctgctcGACCCACGGAAAAAGTTCGATGGCCTCGTGATCGAGtagggaaaatatttaatgTGCCTTCATCAGGGGCTCGGGCGGCAGGAAAGGCACGCGTCGGTGGTACGCGTATGCATTTATTCGCGCTTGCGAGATGGCACAAAGATGGCACCACCATGACCACGCTTTGAAGAGGACGTACCGGAGAGGATGTGTACGGTTGCGTCTGTTCGTTGTCTGCCACCGATTCTTAGCCAATATTATCTTCGTGGAGGTTGAAGTTCTGTTTTACGATATCGCCCCAGTATCGATGGATTGGCCTTGACACCGTTCGTGGTTTATGTGTTGGGCCTCCGATATGCGTTCCAGTCTGGGTGTCAATCTCGTCACCGAGATCTAGGAGAGATTGAGTTTATTGAGACCGGACGGGGTTAGTGCCTTCATTAAATTCATCATAAACCGATGCTCTTCACCATGATGAGATTCAGTTATAAACACACACTTAAATACAACGACGGTGCCTTCTCCAGCGTGGCCCTCTAATAAACGGTTCAGGCAACGGTTCTTGTCAACCTAAAACTAATCAATCCGAATTGCGGGTTTGCTGAATGggaattaaattttctaataTTTTGCCGCCcaaatctctctctccctctcgcgaCTCAGCGAAGTTGTCCGTTTAGTTGGGCGATCCGGTGGTGGTCCGTGTTTATTATCAAAAATATATTGCCCCCgctgatttaaaaaaaaagaagttctTTTCAAGTCAACTAAACAGCACGCATCCATAAATCAATgcagttttatgttttcttgaCGTTGGATTTTAAAATCGTCGGCGATTCTGTCGGCACGCTAACGCAGTGCACATTATTCGCGATCGAGCAgagaacccccccccccccccccccctgggaACGTGATCTTTGAAGTGGTCGTTTTCAAAAAACGGGTTCATGCTTTTATCTGTACCTTAGATATATTTTTGAAGACCTCCCCTGAAGGGGAGCAAAACGTTATGGGCTAGAAGCCCTGCGCTATTGCTATTAACCCTGTGCTAGCTTCTGCTGGCACAGCCGCGTTCACCCCAGCGAACAGTCCAACCCTGAAAGGGTTCGAAGTAAATGCATGCACCCTTTTCTTGCTTTCCGGTCCAAGCGCTTCCAACGATCATCTTTAGCTCATCGGACGTTCCGGGAGCAAAGTTTTACGACTGCGAAACCGTTTCGCAGCGCCAAACGTTCGTTTCGTCTCTCGAACTATTCGAGATGCGCTTTTTTGAAAACCGAACCATTTTATTACCCTCACCGGTAAAACTGGCGACGCATTGTCGTGGAGGAAACAGTAAAAAACAGTGCTGGGGCGCGTAAAAAAGGCGCTGACGAACCACCACACCAGCGGCGACCAGTTTAAAGCTTTGAAAGGTTACGCTGTGACGCTCCCTGACGACGCCACGAAGGAACTATCGCGAGGAGCTATAGTTTAAAAgcccgcaaaaaaaagcaaggatACAAGGAACAGGAATAGGTTGGCCTTTCAGTCACGGAGAAACGTTTCACAACCGGCGGCGAGTAGCAATAATACTATATATGCTCTCCAAGGACATGCGCGTTTTTTTAATGATCTCCAAAACGATCTCCTGTACGCTGTCCCGCCaactaaaaataataatttcctGGTGTGTATGCGCAATCAAACGAATGAGATTTAAATTAGTGTTTTCAAGAAAGGTCTGCAGCCAATATACATTCCAACCATTTTACCGTCACCACTTTTAACGATTCTTTCTGCAGCTCGAAAGAATCCTTCAGCCGTTCGCTTCCCATTATCCACGGACCAGTGTCCAGACCAGTGGGATTAGGCACGATCAGCTTCTTTTACAGCCCGCTGGCTGGACTTGCAAGCATCATAAAACCACATCTGCAAAGTTTTACTACACCGCTCAAACGTTCGATTCCATCCGAAGATGCAATATCTTCACGTCCCGACACCTTGGCGCTCTTATCGTTGCAGCGTTGCGAGCTACGAGCTTGGGAAGCAACCTTCTTCCAGACTTCTTCAGCTCCAGCGCTTTGCACTTTTTATTGCACCTCAACGAAAACCCCCGTGTTTCGCGGTGTGACTGATGAGGATCGGTGTTCGGTTCGCTTCCGCCATATATTGCCcacctttccccttttttctacaCCCCTTTCCCTATTACTAAGCGAAGCGAACGCGCGGACGCAATGCTTTCGGCGCACATTGGGAACAATgcaatggtggaaaattttacgACATCATTTTGCACAAATTAACCGCGGAACCTTCCACAACGGTGGATGGACGGGTTCTTCTGGGGGAAGGGGGGAAAGGGCCTGGACACTAACCAGTGCAAAATGAATTATACTGCAGAATGAAGTACTGTCGGTGGTGGGAACGGGCGGCGGCCGGTGTGCAGTAAAACTGGAGACTGACGTGAGGATCAGGAGTCCGGATTTATGATGGCATGACCATGACGACCACTTCGCTTCACCCCAAAACCGTGAACGggcacacatatacacacacacaccacccgtCCGTGCTGCAGTCGGGGCAGccgaaataataatttaatttcattttatggACGCGTCTACGGCGCGCGAGACGGCTCACATTTGCATAGCATTcgaatgggatgggatggcTTACTTTTGGCGTACTGttcaactgtgtgtgtgtgtgtgtgtgtgtgtgtgtttgtgccttTGAAATTTCGTGAAATGTTAAATACTTTAATATGCTTTGGGGCGGCCTAGTGGTGGAGgcaacaacggcgccggtcttcacacggcaggaccggggttcaaatctcatctgggccgttccccatagtgtggactgactatccaactatgcggtatcaataagccagaaatggcaggcatgaccgaAGAGGTCATTAgcaaagaagagaagaagttATCATAATTGGAACagcgatataaaaaaaaatgtatcaaagTTCTAGTTAAATGAAGCTAATCTAGACAAGGTAATCGCATCGTTCTGAGAGCTCATTAGCAATCAATATCGCTTCTTAGTCAAGGCATTAGAATGTCCTTCATTTTCCACTGCATTTGCCTAATGGGCGTTGTCCAATGTAGGATGTGGTGTCCTTCGTGAAGCAGCAATTTTCCGTTGACATTTCAATTATCAAACAGCGCAGTAAGTAACGGCCACCAACagcaaattaatttgaagacCCATATCGACAGCACTATTCATACACTAACGCTCTCACTCACAACCTTACTTGCCTCGGGCCCCAACTATTACATCGCGCGAATGCAATACACACCCGGATTGCTGGTTACCAAGGGTTTTTGTTCCTAGCGCCCTAGCGCGCCATAACAACAATTAGAATTTCCTTGGAAAAGCTGGGCGCCAGTGCGTCGTGTATCCGATTGCATCGAATCATACACCCTCACACGGCCGATGAATCCGAGCAGCAAGTTGTGGCAGTGTTTTGTGCTATAGCCATTTCCAATGCCGCGAGCGGCGACCATTGTTTGTCATTAGCCGGCCGGCCGGTCGAGGAGGCTCGAGGGGCAGGATCGCGGTGCTGTGCCCAAACACTGCTTCGAAATGTAACAACGATgaattaaacataaatatcatGCTCGAGATATCTCGAACTCGCCCCTCAAGAAGACGCAGCAGCAAATCGAGCAAAAAGAAGATTGAAAATGATCACTAAGCACATAATCATTAGAGCAAACCCACCCAGTCAGCTAGCTAGAGTGGTGGTGACGGTCTTTCTCTCTATCGTGCCATGGAGACGTtggagttgttttgtttttctgcccGGCGAGGAAAAAGAGCGAAAAACACTAAACACCAGTGCAGTGCAGAAGTTCCATTTCCGAGCAGTGTACAAAATGTAACAGACCAACCCTTTGCTGGAGACCGACTAGCGAGCCATGGCAGGGCAGGGCTCATTGGCAAGAGTGGAGCGAAAGCTAGCCCGAACTGCCGTAGTCCGTGTCGTCGTGTGAGGTGCACTTGTCGCGTGTGTTTGGTGACCATCGATGGCAGAGAGCGTTCACTCTGCTAATTCCATATACCAACCCGAGCCCTCTATGTGTGTGGCCCTCGCTGGTTTAGGaggggtatttttttttacaaccgACACTGTCTCTAGTGGAGTTTGCGCTTAATCTGTCGGTCGTTCGGTAGATTTTTGTTCTGTCGTCAAGGGGAGCCACCACACCGTGGAGCCATTGGAGCTCGCGATAGGAGGTCtggctggctttttttttaagagtAGAATTATTTTTACATTACTTAATGCATGTTTTCCAGTAATCAAAATGAAGGATTTTACAACGATGTTACTGCTTTTTCGTGATCTATCTTTGTAAAGTGTAAGGATTCGCAGGAGGTTATTTAGGATCTTGTGCGTTATCACGAAACAAGCAGACTTAAGAGATGATACATCCAGCATTGTATTGGTCCTTGTGTCCTCTTTCGATCATTAAATCCACCTTTGGTGGGTCGATAACACCACAGAAATAGTATCACATTGAAATAAAAGACCCTCTTTCGTGTATTTATAAGCTTCGAACTATAGCTTTCCTCATGCAATTTCATTCGACTTCCCATTTTTGCTGTGCCGCTTGCGTTACAAAAAGCGTTACAATGCGTTATTAGGACCTTTCCGTCATGAAacgtttgaaaaatatttttcgctTTCCCGTCTTTATCatttggaaatatttttcaaatcacAAGTCTCTAGAAATATCTAATTTCGTAAGGGTTTCGTTCATATAAAGGTACTTTTCTAATTTCTTAGGAAATGTTACAAAAAGTGAGGAGAGCATTGCATCATGGCTATATGGAAGTTTGCAGACAGCTGTGGATTTTTTTGTCGAATCGTTATTATAATTGGATCGTttctttcatcatcatctaaTCGTAACCATTCGAATGGGTAGAACACAAAAATTGAGCGGAAACGCTTCTTAATCTACAGCTTATTTCAAGCTcgcaattaaattaaatatgacCTCGATTGACTTGCAATAAGTAGCGGATCAACCTatgagcggaaggagcggctgctcggggcctcatcggtgaggagttcctgttgtttccctctaatatcaATAAGACGGGCCAACTGCCAGTTCGCTCGGGGCCTCTACATATGACCTCTCTGAGTGATTGATCTCTGAGTGACTCAAAAGCTCTATTATATGGATCCTCTATAAAAAAGTCAAACCTTTTGTACGCAATTGGTTCACTTCAACACGGGAGTCTTTTTTGAATATATCTTGAAAAATACTGTCACGTTTTAAGAGCGGAAATTATTTTCGCTATCAAGTAATTAAAATCTACGCTTCCCGACCATTCTTCGGTAAAGCTTGGACCCAAAATTATTCCACATTAAATagcgaataaaataaacagaaaTTCGTCCTTCCGCGGCCGACCTTTACATAAACAATCAAACAGCTACAGCTTCTTCTTCCGTCGCCATCATGTTAACCCTATTAAAACCTGGGGCTGGCTGGTTGTACGCGGGGCTAccatttgttttctctcttttaAATATCTCCAGTACTTTTAAATggcaaaaaacagaaaacatgaAGGTGAAAGCGCTGTTTCGCGAAAGCTACTATCACCATCATGGACTGCAAAGTTTCACCTTGTTATTTTATCACACCTGATCCATAATACTACCAccagctactactactactactactctactactactgctgctattACTCCATGACCAATAGAGGAGAACAACACTGCCTTTTCACCTTTTCTTTCGCTATTCTTCAGCCACTCCTgaatgccaccaccaccgggcatAAAACATGCAAATTTAAAGCAGAAAACTTtaccaataaaacaaaagtataGCAACCGAAGTTTCCGAGCGTGTACAACATACTCGCGCGTGTCCTTTCTTCGCAAAATCAAACAACCCCTGCCACGATCTACCACCCGGAGGAGCAGCAGTCGAAGCAGTTGTGCAAATCCTCCGATTGAGACTCGATAGATTGGCGCGTtctttgtgtgcgtgcgtgtggtggTGTCCCGTCAGGTTTTGGGGGACTCCTTTCGCTCTTTATCAGCAATAAATCATACTCTCGACTCGACAAGCACTTGCCCCGGACTCTCACCGCGAGGGAATTGTGCAATCTCGCTGTACACATACACGGCATAATGTGCCCATGATGTACCCCACAGTTGCAAGGACACGGCAAATGCTGAGAGAACAGCAAGACACGATTGTCGGGTCTGTGAGTCTGGGTGGGCAAATTTTATGCCACGACCGTAACGGGCGAACTGCCGGCGACGGCGGCTGCCCATTCGCAATAAATCACACTTCATTATTATGACGCGCCTCGTTCATACATTTATAGCTGCCATCGGCACAGCGTTTACACTCGATTTTCCGGAGAGGTTCCGCACCATTGTTCATTGCTTTTTTTCGGGGTGGTCGCTTTTCCTTGGCAGCTAATTTTCCACTCTCGGTGGTCTTATATTTAGGCTTTTACACACCAAATTAGTGCTCAATGGTCCGGATCGGtaggttttaatttttgtttgaacaGTTAACTGTACTCTTGGTAGAAGACAGTGCATATGATGCTAAATGGCGTTGGCAGATAGATGGGTGAATCGAGGACGTGTATGATTTCGTGAGAAAATTTCCGCACCACGTTTGGTATGTAAATCTTCGAGCAGGAACTTATGTTTAATACTAAAAAGTGTCCGTTAGCAATAGGAAAAATCCGGAGGCTCGACTAGTATGTTAGACTTTGATCTGCTGAGGTCCTGTCCATTCTCTGACAGTTGAGATTGATATAATAATTTCTGTCGAAGGTGCATTCAAAGTCCAATTAACGTCCAAGATTTAAGATATCCATGTTATTTGATGGCGACAGCAGCGGTGGTCTTCACTCGGTAGGAACCGtgattcaaatctcatccataCCGCCTACGCAGGACTtcactatccagctacggaaaatcaagtcgcagaaagccagaaatagagACCTGTcgtggttgtagtgccaaggaacaAGAATAAGCAGCTATGTGAACTATATGTGAGCTCGAGTTCTAGCGATAATCTCGAAGTTATGTATCGTCAGCGAACTTCAAGAATTCTCTGGCAGCCAAGAGCCTCTGTTCGGCAAAGgttaaataacaaaacaaacatatcGTTAGAGCAAAGACCTCCCCGCTTATGCTTGATatgattcattcattcatccgTGGCGTAAAACACTTAAATCTCACAATAAACAGTTACCAGATGCCACCAGACGTCGCTCTAGcagtaggtgtgtgtgtgtgtgtgccatgtCCCCAGAGGTTTTAGTACCACCGGAGAAGCGAAGGGCCGTAGCAGCGTTTATATACATACCCCTTAGCGGCGGACTAATTTATCGAACCCTATGAGATCCCTCGTATGGTCTTCTGCATCGACATCGGAAATGGCATGTAAAGTATAAAGCAGTGGCCACAACATTTCGACCTCTCAGAAACTCGTCTACACACCCTGCGAAGCTAATCGAAAAGTGAAACATGCGGGGctgtaataaaaacaaacacagcctTTCTCGGAGCACCAACAGACGGAGTGGGTGACGGAGTATATAACTTCAAGTCATCGTTCAGTCAGCGCAGCGCATTCTTTCtccccatttttttccccatgGGTGATTTGTCTTGTTATCCCAACAGGAGTGAACGCGACGACGAAATCACAA
It contains:
- the LOC118508800 gene encoding secreted protein C-like — its product is MGSERLKDSFELQKESLKVVTHLKKSSSSSDTGGGSNAGSNAATGASGGSASVGGPGSGAKGRTIERDIRRLVVIVRGCFRCWRDRSSDHGAGAAAGSASGGNTTGGNGTGAERSSATVGSSGGLSTTTPSSSSSSSGVPKRPFAELNDGADESSGGTTNEDETKRKKRKEIDPLGGLGGVGSGAGKDTSSTSSASGATSGSGGGSASSTSSGKASGGSSTGGNRGSNTPPGEGHKSTGVPSAKTLGLSGKSALDRKSPCASPKPSQGGGVAGSGGSSASGANASSSSTGAGAGSSGSSGVSYEQQQR